A single window of Emys orbicularis isolate rEmyOrb1 chromosome 18, rEmyOrb1.hap1, whole genome shotgun sequence DNA harbors:
- the LOC135891447 gene encoding lipocalin-15-like translates to MQRSEGTVVKMTAMLLSLTLALLGVFQARAEVPVQPDFDAAKFSGMWHIVAAVSNCPIFQSMKDLMKTFAAIITVTPEDNLHFKIAYPLPDGCKKIELVFEKTGQLGHYTNSQMGKKDLRVMETDYTHYAIVYTFKDSDGKSSTTLQLYSRYQKVDSEVMKRFKELYPPMGLTDNMLVVLPKSDECVKALSRHQLGNPAQSGE, encoded by the exons ATGCAGAGAAGTGAGGGGACAGTCGTGAAGATGACGGCCATGCTGCTGAGCCTTACGCTGGCTCTGCTCGGTGTGTTCCAGGCCCGGGCTGAGGTCCCCGTGCAGCCAGACTTCGATGCTGCCAAG TTCTCAGGGATGTGGCACATCGTGGCAGCGGTGTCGAACTGCCCAATCTTCCAGAGCATGAAGGACTTGATGAAGACATTTGCAGCCATCATTACCGTCACACCAGAGGACAATCTGCATTTCAAAATTGCCTACCCCTT aCCAGACGGATGTAAGAAAATTGAGCTGGTCTTTGAGAAGACTGGGCAGCTGGGTCACTACACCAATTCGC AGATGGGCAAGAAGGACCTGCGTGTGATGGAGACGGACTACACTCACTATGCCATCGTGTACACCTTCAAGGACAGTGACGGGAAGAGCAGCACCACCCTGCAGCTCTACAGTAGGT ACCAGAAGGTGGACTCTGAGGTCATGAAGAGATTCAAGGAGCTCTACCCACCCATGGGCCTCACCGATAACATGCTGGTCGTCCTCCCAAAGTCAG ATGAATGTGTCAAGGCCCTCAG TCGCCACCAGCTGGGGAACCCAGCTCAAAGTGGAGAATAG